A single Verrucomicrobiota bacterium DNA region contains:
- a CDS encoding substrate-binding domain-containing protein has protein sequence MKSSILLTTLAAFGLPFFVHGEQKESYTLGLVAKSQGNPVFQAARVGAEQAAKDLGQKYGVAIKIDWRTPNEEDAQKQAEAIEQLVLAGADGIAVSCSDANKLTDAINSAVKNGVPVATFDSDAPASKRFVTFGVDDVKCGEQVMDELAKIMNGKGVVAILAGNQNAPNLQKRAQGARNAARKYPGIKILDTFYHKETPQDAAAKVEQVMQAHPDINGWAMIGGWPLFTDNALKWQPGTVKCVSVDALPPELAYLRSGHVQLLLAQQVYEWGYRSVEHLINKIHLKKNPASLKDVSPLVPVTKENVEVYAKNWEKWLPK, from the coding sequence ATGAAATCGTCCATCTTACTCACGACGCTCGCTGCCTTTGGTCTGCCGTTCTTCGTTCACGGCGAACAAAAAGAATCCTACACCCTCGGCCTGGTCGCCAAGTCACAGGGTAACCCGGTCTTCCAGGCCGCACGTGTCGGCGCAGAGCAGGCCGCCAAAGACCTCGGCCAGAAATACGGCGTCGCCATCAAAATCGATTGGCGCACACCGAATGAAGAGGACGCGCAGAAACAAGCCGAAGCCATCGAGCAACTCGTCCTGGCCGGCGCGGACGGTATCGCCGTCAGTTGTTCCGACGCCAACAAGCTCACCGACGCCATCAATTCCGCCGTGAAAAACGGTGTGCCGGTGGCCACGTTCGATTCCGACGCGCCCGCCAGCAAACGTTTTGTCACCTTTGGCGTTGATGATGTGAAGTGCGGCGAACAAGTGATGGATGAGTTGGCGAAAATCATGAATGGCAAAGGCGTCGTCGCCATCCTCGCTGGAAATCAGAATGCGCCGAACCTTCAGAAGCGGGCGCAAGGGGCCAGGAACGCGGCCAGGAAATATCCCGGCATCAAAATCCTCGACACGTTCTACCATAAGGAAACCCCGCAGGACGCCGCCGCGAAAGTGGAGCAAGTCATGCAAGCGCATCCTGACATCAACGGCTGGGCGATGATCGGCGGCTGGCCGTTGTTCACCGACAACGCGCTCAAGTGGCAGCCCGGCACCGTGAAGTGCGTCTCGGTCGATGCTCTGCCGCCGGAACTGGCCTATCTGCGGAGCGGCCACGTCCAACTGCTGCTCGCGCAGCAAGTCTATGAATGGGGTTACCGCTCGGTTGAACATCTCATCAACAAGATTCATCTGAAGAAAAATCCGGCCAGCCTGAAAGACGTTAGCCCGCTGGTGCCGGTCACGAAGGAGAACGTCGAAGTGTATGCGAAGAACTGGGAGAAGTGGCTGCCGAAATGA
- a CDS encoding PIN domain-containing protein — translation MNAVLVDTGVVFAYLSFHDQDHHWAKEQFAALRGPFLTCEAVLTETTYLVQQRGGDLDSLWLFLRRGVLQLGFDLATEFESVAVLMRRYADVPMDLADACLVRMSELHRNCRIITTDSDFKIYRRFGRQVIPLICPV, via the coding sequence ATGAACGCGGTGTTAGTGGACACCGGTGTGGTCTTCGCCTATTTATCCTTTCATGATCAGGATCACCATTGGGCGAAGGAACAGTTTGCAGCGCTGCGGGGTCCGTTTCTAACCTGTGAAGCGGTACTGACTGAAACGACCTACTTGGTTCAACAACGCGGCGGCGACCTCGACTCGCTCTGGTTGTTTCTGAGACGCGGCGTCTTGCAGCTTGGTTTCGATTTGGCAACCGAATTTGAGTCGGTTGCCGTGTTGATGCGTCGTTACGCTGACGTGCCCATGGATTTGGCCGATGCCTGCCTGGTGCGGATGTCGGAGCTCCACCGCAACTGCCGCATCATCACCACGGACAGCGATTTCAAAATCTATCGCCGCTTTGGCCGGCAGGTCATTCCCCTTATTTGTCCTGTCTAA
- a CDS encoding ribbon-helix-helix protein, CopG family, giving the protein MKVISIKVDDGLGHWLEREAKKLGRTKSDIAREALERKRNGQSGSSVHDLMQDVCGVIKGAPRDMARNTRKYLRGIGR; this is encoded by the coding sequence ATGAAAGTCATCTCCATCAAGGTTGACGATGGCCTGGGGCATTGGTTGGAACGCGAGGCAAAGAAACTGGGTCGCACCAAATCGGACATCGCGCGGGAAGCGTTGGAGCGAAAACGAAATGGACAGTCCGGCTCGTCGGTTCACGACCTAATGCAAGACGTCTGTGGCGTGATCAAAGGCGCGCCTCGCGATATGGCGCGAAATACGCGGAAGTATTTGAGGGGAATCGGGAGATGA